Proteins encoded together in one Shewanella acanthi window:
- a CDS encoding DUF3718 domain-containing protein, translating into MKSSFAKFGGVAVLCGLGMCSQAFAAMDPQIEKTLVAVCKAGASNNLVTFGSTMREYRINENRVFPRLMCNGENFHQFAISQGADKTAARIGRYYKGTVTIKDLAMNSMDEVYAVNF; encoded by the coding sequence ATGAAATCATCATTCGCTAAATTTGGAGGTGTAGCAGTACTCTGCGGATTAGGCATGTGCAGCCAAGCTTTTGCAGCAATGGACCCTCAAATCGAAAAAACACTGGTGGCAGTTTGTAAAGCGGGCGCCAGCAACAATCTAGTGACCTTCGGTAGCACAATGCGTGAATATCGAATTAACGAAAATCGGGTGTTCCCACGCCTGATGTGTAATGGCGAAAACTTCCATCAATTTGCCATTAGCCAAGGGGCAGATAAAACTGCCGCGCGGATCGGTCGGTATTATAAAGGCACAGTCACTATCAAAGATTTGGCAATGAATTCAATGGATGAAGTGTA